From a single Nostoc sp. MS1 genomic region:
- a CDS encoding HNH endonuclease encodes MSNKQPQQCELCQREMDDLTVHHLVPRQNTKRKKQDPGETINICSACHRQIHTLFDNKVLAQELNTLEKLSNEHN; translated from the coding sequence GTGTCTAACAAGCAACCACAGCAATGTGAATTGTGTCAAAGGGAAATGGATGATTTAACTGTCCATCATTTAGTTCCGCGACAAAATACCAAACGCAAAAAACAAGACCCAGGAGAAACAATCAATATTTGTTCTGCCTGTCATCGTCAGATTCATACTTTATTTGATAACAAAGTTCTTGCTCAAGAACTCAATACTCTCGAAAAACTCAGCAATGAACATAATTAA